One region of Zingiber officinale cultivar Zhangliang chromosome 7B, Zo_v1.1, whole genome shotgun sequence genomic DNA includes:
- the LOC122004800 gene encoding transcription factor TT2-like — MDSKKTTPPNKLGFNRGSWTAAEDKILLDYVAAHGVGKWGKVPKTTGLNRCSRSCRLRWLNYLRPDIKRGNISEDEEDLIVRLHNLLGNRWSLIAGRLPGRTDNEIKNYWNTVLQKKVKVKSINDRIKCKSSTRRTEPSTPLINEHGSCTGKERIEAVLINEDEMLDASSSLSVGDRDVFEQLASFDTDRLWPRSIFDFEFFFEQDAGVWGGDDSLASVVWW; from the exons ATGGACAGCAAGAAAACCACACCTCCTAATAAACTAGGGTTCAACAGAGGCTCCTGGACTGCCGCTGAAGACAAGATCCTTCTAGACTATGTGGCAGCTCATGGCGTGGGCAAGTGGGGGAAGGTGCCCAAAACTACAG GTTTGAATCGGTGCTCGAGAAGCTGCCGGCTTCGATGGCTGAACTACCTCCGGCCGGACATCAAGAGAGGGAACATATCGGAAGACGAAGAGGACCTCATCGTCAGGCTCCATAACCTCTTGGGAAACAG ATGGTCTTTGATAGCCGGACGACTGCCCGGTCGAACAGATAATGAAATCAAGAACTACTGGAACACCGTGTTACAGaagaaggtcaaagtcaagtcgATCAACGATAGAATCAAATGCAAGAGCTCGACTCGTAGGACGGAGCCGAGTACTCCATTAATTAATGAACATGGCAGCTGTACTGGAAAGGAGCGCATAGAAGCGGTACTGATCAATGAAGATGAGATGTTGGATGCTTCTTCCTCGCTTTCGGTCGGAGATCGGGATGTTTTCGAGCAACTAGCGAGCTTCGACACCGACAGGCTATGGCCGAGGAGCATTTTCGACTTCGAATTCTTCTTCGAACAAGATGCTGGAGTTTGGGGAGGTGATGATTCCCTAGCTAGTGTCGTTTGGTGGTGA